In the genome of Planctomyces sp. SH-PL62, the window TCCTGGCCGCGATTTTCACGACGGCCGTGACGGCCGCGGTTCGCGTGGGGCTCCCCGAGGCGGACCCATCGGACCTGTTCCGTCAGGCCGGGGTCCTGGCAGGGCTCTCGGCCCTTTCGCTGCTGGCCTACATCGCGATCTTCGGCCTGCTCGGGCTCTTCACGCGCCGGGTGCTGGTGATCGGCGTGGGCTATATCCTGGTGTTCGAGGGGGTCGTGTCGAACATCCCGTTTCTGGTCCGGTACGGAACGATCCTGTTCCACGTCCGGGTCCTGGCGGTCCGGCTGCTGGGCCTGGACGGTGGCGCATGGTCGATCGACCCGGCCGAGGCACCGGCCGTCGCGACCTCGCTGGCGGTCCTGACAGGCGCCGCCGCGCTCTTCACGGCGCTGGGGGCCTGGTTCTTCAGCAGCCGCGAATTCCGTGTGAAGACGCCTGAGGGAAGCTGAACCGCCTTGCCGATCGACGACCCACGACCGCGCCGTCCTCCCCCTTCGCGAAGGGGGAGGAGACGACGTAAAAGGGGCCGTCCGAAGTCTGGATCAGACCTCGACGAGGTCGCCTTCGGGCTCCTCGGCGTCGACGACGGAGGATTCCAGGCCCTGGACCAATGCGCCGAGCTGGAGCGCCAGGAGCCGGTCTTCGGGCGTCGCACCCCTGAGGAGGCTCAGGAACGCCTCGGCGCCGATCATGACGGCCTTGGGCTTGCTGTGGATGGTCAGGACGTAGCGACATTCGGGGTTTTCCAGGCTATCCAGCACCTTCGGGAGATCTCGATGGAG includes:
- a CDS encoding ABC transporter permease produces the protein MIPAATPADEPRIPPIAASRAFPVVSSGRPSLGALATVLRITIARQMRGKRIWLFVLMFAAPVAIALLVRRYDQPYDPEASERALIYGLIPQAIVPLAALLFASSLVQDDVEEQTLTYFLIRPIPRWAIYLVKVLGATLVTSILAAIFTTAVTAAVRVGLPEADPSDLFRQAGVLAGLSALSLLAYIAIFGLLGLFTRRVLVIGVGYILVFEGVVSNIPFLVRYGTILFHVRVLAVRLLGLDGGAWSIDPAEAPAVATSLAVLTGAAALFTALGAWFFSSREFRVKTPEGS